A genomic stretch from Arthrobacter sp. KBS0702 includes:
- the rpmF gene encoding 50S ribosomal protein L32 yields MAVPKRKMSRSNTRARRSQWKATAPHLVKTVENGQVVYSLPHQAKVVTDSAGTALFLEYKGRKVADV; encoded by the coding sequence GTGGCTGTCCCGAAGCGGAAAATGTCTCGCTCGAATACCCGCGCCCGCCGCTCCCAGTGGAAGGCAACTGCCCCCCACCTGGTGAAGACCGTGGAAAACGGACAGGTTGTTTACAGCCTGCCGCACCAGGCAAAGGTCGTTACCGACTCGGCTGGCACCGCGCTGTTCCTTGAGTACAAGGGCCGCAAGGTCGCAGACGTCTAA
- a CDS encoding spermidine synthase, protein MSADGTSAATRFLRTTGQHAVIEADEFTEGGFVLSIGGAEQSHVNLADPADIFYEYLRRIGHVVDLAAPWGEPITALHLGAGALTLARYIQATRPGSVQYAVELERELLDFVLQQLPLPEGTSLQTVIGDARESLGALPAELRFDVVILDVFSGPEAPAHLACTEFYQEAAARLTERGVLIVNVGDDPGLTLVRSQVAALRRAMADVAAFAETGMFSGRYPGNIILTGTRRPWPAVWTAALTARGPHPAKVLSGVELDVLSD, encoded by the coding sequence GTGAGCGCGGACGGAACATCGGCGGCCACGCGCTTCCTGCGGACCACGGGCCAGCATGCCGTGATCGAGGCCGATGAGTTCACCGAGGGCGGCTTCGTGCTGAGCATCGGCGGCGCCGAGCAGTCCCACGTCAATCTGGCCGATCCGGCCGACATTTTTTACGAGTACCTGCGCCGGATCGGCCATGTGGTGGATCTCGCGGCGCCCTGGGGCGAACCCATCACGGCCCTCCACCTCGGAGCTGGCGCCCTGACGCTGGCACGCTACATCCAGGCGACCCGGCCGGGTTCCGTGCAGTACGCGGTGGAACTCGAAAGGGAACTGCTTGACTTCGTGCTCCAGCAGCTGCCGCTGCCCGAGGGGACGTCGCTGCAGACTGTGATCGGCGATGCCCGCGAGTCGCTGGGCGCGCTCCCCGCGGAACTGCGGTTCGACGTCGTGATTCTGGACGTCTTCTCCGGCCCGGAGGCACCTGCGCACCTTGCCTGCACGGAGTTCTACCAGGAAGCCGCCGCGCGGCTGACCGAGCGCGGCGTGCTGATCGTCAATGTCGGCGACGATCCGGGCCTGACCCTGGTGCGGAGCCAGGTGGCGGCGCTGCGCCGGGCCATGGCGGACGTGGCGGCGTTTGCCGAGACAGGCATGTTCAGCGGCCGCTACCCCGGCAACATCATCCTGACCGGCACCCGGCGCCCGTGGCCCGCCGTCTGGACCGCGGCCCTTACCGCCCGCGGGCCGCACCCGGCTAAGGTGCTCTCCGGTGTCGAGCTGGACGTCCTTTCGGACTAA
- a CDS encoding aminotransferase class I/II-fold pyridoxal phosphate-dependent enzyme, producing MSTQPLSPWQRAATGANLLSPGGDLGVTIFEEMTTLALRTGAINLGQGFPDEDGPAEIKDAAQAAIAAGANQYAPGKGILELREAISLHQERFYGLTPDPQTEIIVTTGATEAIAAALLALVGPGDEVLTFEPFYDSYGAIIGLSGARHVTAPLLAPDFMPDLDALAAAFSDRTKVVLVNNPHNPTGAVCPREVLERVVELAVRHDAVIITDEVYEHLTFGARHLPIATLPGAAERTLTISSAGKTFSFTGWKIGWLSGPEHLVAAARTVKQFLSYSSGTPFQSAIAVGLGLPDEFYAGIADTLRLKRDILSEGLRAAGLDVFTPQGTYFVNVDTAPLGISDSVDLARRLPELVGVAAIPVPVFCHAEGAERTRSLLRFAFCKKTYILEEAAERLSTLRDRL from the coding sequence GTGAGCACCCAGCCGCTCTCCCCCTGGCAGCGTGCGGCCACCGGCGCCAACCTGCTCTCCCCCGGCGGGGACCTGGGCGTCACGATCTTTGAGGAAATGACGACTCTGGCCCTCCGGACCGGGGCCATCAACCTCGGCCAGGGCTTCCCGGACGAGGACGGGCCGGCGGAGATCAAGGACGCCGCCCAGGCCGCGATCGCCGCCGGCGCCAACCAGTACGCCCCGGGCAAGGGCATCCTGGAACTGCGGGAGGCGATCTCGCTGCACCAGGAGCGTTTCTACGGGCTTACTCCGGATCCGCAGACGGAAATCATCGTCACCACGGGCGCCACCGAGGCCATCGCCGCCGCGCTGCTGGCCCTGGTAGGGCCCGGCGACGAGGTCCTCACGTTCGAGCCGTTCTATGACTCCTATGGCGCCATCATCGGGCTCTCCGGCGCCCGGCACGTGACCGCGCCGCTGCTCGCGCCCGACTTTATGCCGGACCTGGACGCCCTCGCGGCGGCGTTCAGCGACCGTACCAAGGTGGTGCTGGTCAACAATCCGCACAACCCGACAGGAGCGGTATGCCCGCGCGAAGTGCTCGAACGCGTCGTCGAGCTCGCCGTCCGGCACGACGCCGTGATCATCACCGACGAGGTCTACGAACACCTCACCTTCGGCGCCCGGCACCTGCCGATCGCGACGCTGCCCGGCGCCGCCGAGCGCACTCTGACCATTTCCTCGGCCGGCAAGACGTTTTCCTTCACCGGCTGGAAGATCGGCTGGCTCAGTGGCCCCGAACACCTCGTGGCCGCGGCCCGGACCGTCAAGCAGTTCCTCAGCTACAGCTCCGGAACGCCCTTCCAAAGCGCCATCGCGGTGGGCCTGGGCCTGCCCGACGAGTTCTACGCCGGCATCGCCGACACGCTGCGGCTCAAGCGCGACATCCTCAGCGAAGGGCTCCGCGCGGCGGGGCTGGACGTCTTCACCCCGCAAGGGACCTATTTTGTTAATGTGGACACCGCCCCGCTGGGAATCTCCGATTCGGTGGACCTCGCCCGCCGGCTCCCGGAACTGGTAGGTGTCGCCGCCATCCCGGTGCCGGTGTTCTGCCACGCCGAGGGGGCCGAGCGGACGCGCAGCCTGCTCCGCTTTGCGTTCTGCAAGAAGACCTACATCCTGGAGGAAGCCGCCGAGCGGCTCTCCACGCTCCGGGACAGGCTGTGA
- the mutM gene encoding bifunctional DNA-formamidopyrimidine glycosylase/DNA-(apurinic or apyrimidinic site) lyase, whose product MPELPEVEVVRRGLVNWVRGRTITAVEVLDPRSIRRHALGTEDFTGNLEGARVLDVVRRGKFLWLPLADTAADPDTRSADVAGSGDAVSGNAAAPSVALMAHLGMSGQLLMQDAAVADEKHLKIRLRLSPAAGMPEQLRFVDQRIFGGLFLTSLIPTPDGRPGGLAETPLPLIAEEAAHIARDPLDPYFSFEEFYRRLRARRTGLKRALLDQGLVSGIGNIYADEALWLARLHYARPTDTLRRSEALRVLDAAREVMTDALAAGGTSFDSLYVNVNGASGYFERSLNAYGREGLECRRCAGAGIVSLMKREQFMNRSSYTCPVCQPRPRNGRW is encoded by the coding sequence TTGCCTGAACTGCCCGAGGTGGAGGTCGTCCGGCGCGGCCTGGTGAACTGGGTGCGGGGCCGGACCATCACCGCCGTGGAGGTGCTGGATCCGCGCTCCATCCGCCGCCACGCGCTGGGCACCGAGGACTTCACCGGAAACCTGGAAGGCGCCCGCGTCCTCGACGTGGTGCGCCGCGGAAAATTCCTCTGGCTCCCGCTCGCGGACACCGCGGCCGACCCAGACACCCGGAGTGCCGACGTCGCGGGTTCCGGCGACGCTGTCTCGGGAAATGCGGCGGCGCCGTCGGTGGCCCTGATGGCCCACCTCGGCATGTCCGGCCAGCTGCTGATGCAGGACGCCGCCGTCGCGGATGAAAAGCACCTGAAGATCCGGCTCCGGCTGAGCCCGGCGGCGGGCATGCCCGAACAGCTGCGCTTCGTGGACCAGCGCATCTTCGGCGGGCTGTTCCTCACATCCCTGATCCCCACGCCCGACGGCCGTCCCGGCGGCCTGGCTGAAACGCCGTTGCCGCTGATCGCGGAGGAAGCCGCGCACATCGCCCGGGACCCGCTGGACCCGTACTTTTCCTTCGAGGAGTTCTACCGCCGGCTCCGGGCGCGGAGAACCGGCCTCAAGCGGGCCCTCCTGGACCAGGGGCTGGTCTCGGGCATCGGCAATATCTATGCGGACGAGGCACTCTGGCTCGCCAGGCTCCACTACGCCCGGCCCACGGACACGCTCCGCCGCTCCGAGGCGCTGCGGGTCCTCGACGCCGCCCGCGAGGTCATGACGGACGCCCTTGCAGCCGGGGGTACCAGCTTCGATTCCCTCTACGTCAACGTCAACGGCGCGTCCGGGTACTTCGAAAGGTCCCTCAACGCCTACGGCCGCGAGGGCCTGGAATGCCGCCGCTGCGCCGGTGCCGGAATCGTAAGCTTAATGAAGCGCGAGCAGTTCATGAACCGCTCCTCCTACACCTGCCCCGTCTGCCAGCCGCGGCCGCGGAACGGCCGCTGGTGA
- a CDS encoding SDR family NAD(P)-dependent oxidoreductase, producing the protein MSASKSSSAESVREPFTVAGGVVLVTGAAMGMGRLYALRAAREGAAVVVLWDVDADGLAQTAREVTALGARAVARRVDLASREAIAEAAAEAQTEGPLTLLINNAGIVRGALFWDHDPARDIALTMDINALAPMYVTHAFLPAMMADAGRPRRILNIASAAGTVSNPRMSVYAASKWAVIGWSDSLRLELEQQGHDHLKVTTFCPSYISTGMFAGARGPLFTPLMTPDDAVNRAWRATVAGQPQLIAPATAQLGKVLRGLLPVRAWDFVGGKVFGIYTTMDKFTGRTDKAGTP; encoded by the coding sequence ATGTCAGCATCTAAGAGTTCTTCTGCCGAGTCCGTGCGCGAACCGTTCACCGTCGCCGGCGGCGTCGTCCTTGTGACGGGGGCCGCGATGGGCATGGGGCGCCTCTACGCCCTGCGCGCTGCCCGTGAGGGTGCCGCTGTTGTTGTGCTCTGGGACGTCGACGCCGACGGCCTGGCCCAAACGGCCCGCGAGGTCACGGCACTCGGCGCGCGGGCCGTCGCCCGCCGGGTGGACCTGGCCAGCCGGGAGGCGATCGCGGAGGCCGCCGCGGAAGCGCAGACCGAGGGTCCGCTGACCCTGCTCATCAACAATGCCGGCATCGTGCGCGGCGCCTTGTTCTGGGACCACGATCCGGCGCGGGACATCGCCCTGACCATGGACATCAACGCCCTGGCCCCGATGTACGTCACGCACGCGTTCCTGCCGGCGATGATGGCCGACGCCGGCCGTCCGCGGCGGATCCTGAACATCGCTTCCGCCGCCGGGACCGTCTCCAACCCGCGCATGAGCGTCTACGCCGCCTCCAAGTGGGCGGTCATCGGCTGGAGCGACTCGCTGCGGCTGGAACTCGAGCAGCAGGGCCATGACCACCTCAAGGTGACCACGTTCTGCCCCAGCTACATCTCCACGGGCATGTTCGCCGGCGCCCGGGGCCCGCTGTTCACGCCCCTGATGACCCCGGACGACGCCGTCAACCGCGCCTGGCGCGCCACGGTTGCCGGCCAGCCGCAACTGATTGCCCCGGCGACCGCGCAGCTGGGCAAGGTGCTGCGCGGCCTGCTGCCGGTCCGGGCCTGGGACTTCGTTGGCGGGAAAGTCTTCGGCATCTACACCACGATGGACAAGTTCACCGGACGGACGGACAAGGCGGGAACCCCGTGA
- the coaD gene encoding pantetheine-phosphate adenylyltransferase, translating to MRRAVCPGSFDPIHNGHLEVIARAASLFDEVIVAVSTNYAKKYRFGLEERLDMARETLASLRGIVVEPVGQGLLADYCRQRGASAIVKGLRSSSDFDYELPMATMNRQLTGVETVFIPAEGHYLHLSSTLIKEVFTLGGDVSEFVPKSVLKRLGSGEPGRGPAA from the coding sequence ATGAGACGCGCCGTATGCCCTGGCTCCTTTGACCCTATCCACAACGGCCACCTGGAAGTCATCGCCCGGGCGGCCAGCCTCTTCGACGAGGTCATTGTGGCGGTGTCCACCAACTACGCCAAGAAGTACCGTTTTGGGCTCGAGGAACGGCTCGACATGGCGAGGGAGACCCTGGCCTCGCTGCGCGGCATCGTGGTGGAGCCCGTGGGGCAGGGCCTGCTGGCCGACTACTGCCGGCAGCGCGGAGCCTCCGCCATCGTCAAGGGGCTGCGCTCCTCCTCGGACTTCGACTACGAGCTGCCGATGGCCACCATGAACCGGCAACTTACCGGCGTGGAGACGGTGTTCATTCCGGCCGAGGGCCATTACCTGCACCTGTCCTCCACCCTGATCAAGGAAGTCTTCACCCTCGGCGGGGATGTGTCCGAGTTTGTGCCGAAGTCCGTGCTGAAGCGGCTGGGGTCCGGCGAGCCGGGTCGGGGACCCGCCGCGTAG
- the rnc gene encoding ribonuclease III, which yields MSSTEELLKRLGVSIDAGTLRLALTHRSYAYENGGIPTNERLEFLGDSILGFSVTDALYRDNPDLPEGDLAKRRSAVVSTRALAGIGRSIGLGEYIYLGQGEKLTEGKNKASILADTMEALIGATYLSNDLETARQLVMRLIGPLLQDAAALGAGTDWKTSIQELAASRQLGTINYLVEGSGPDHARSFEAVLRIGGTDYGTGSGNSKKEAEQEAAADAWRRLSAPAPARTPDTAPTEAAPAESPKLKSQTGS from the coding sequence ATGTCTTCAACTGAAGAGCTTCTGAAGCGTCTCGGTGTCTCTATTGACGCCGGGACGCTTCGTCTTGCTCTGACACACCGTTCCTACGCCTACGAAAACGGCGGCATCCCCACCAACGAGCGTCTTGAGTTCCTGGGCGATTCCATCCTGGGCTTCTCCGTGACCGACGCGTTGTACCGCGACAACCCGGACCTGCCCGAAGGTGACCTGGCCAAGCGCCGCTCCGCCGTCGTGAGCACCCGGGCGCTGGCCGGGATCGGCCGCAGCATCGGGCTGGGGGAGTACATCTACCTCGGCCAGGGCGAGAAGCTCACCGAGGGCAAGAACAAGGCCTCCATCCTGGCGGACACCATGGAGGCGCTGATCGGCGCGACCTACCTGTCCAACGACCTCGAGACTGCACGCCAGCTCGTGATGCGCCTGATCGGGCCGCTGCTCCAGGACGCTGCCGCGCTGGGAGCCGGCACCGACTGGAAGACCAGCATCCAGGAACTGGCAGCCAGCCGCCAGCTCGGGACGATCAACTATCTCGTGGAGGGCTCCGGCCCGGACCATGCGCGTTCATTCGAAGCTGTGCTGCGGATCGGCGGCACCGACTACGGCACCGGCTCGGGAAATTCCAAGAAGGAAGCCGAGCAGGAAGCCGCCGCGGACGCCTGGCGCCGACTCTCCGCACCCGCCCCGGCCCGCACCCCGGACACTGCGCCGACCGAGGCTGCCCCGGCGGAGTCCCCGAAGCTCAAGTCCCAGACCGGCAGCTAG
- the rsmD gene encoding 16S rRNA (guanine(966)-N(2))-methyltransferase RsmD: MSRIIAGAAGGTPLVSVPGSLTRPTTDRVKEALFSRLDAFEVIADARVLDLYAGSGSLGVESASRGARTVDLVEFDGKASEVCQRNADLVNTVAREKTVSVHRSKVESFLDRAAEATRWDLVFLDPPYPLDEVALAAVLAKLLPHLAEGAVVVVERSARTPEPSWPEGMERFAEKKYGETRLWFAEPGVEQSPEGGDPAAETEG, from the coding sequence ATGAGCCGGATCATCGCCGGCGCCGCTGGCGGGACGCCGCTGGTGAGTGTGCCCGGCTCCCTTACCCGCCCCACCACGGACCGGGTCAAGGAGGCGTTGTTCTCCAGGCTCGACGCCTTCGAGGTCATCGCCGACGCCCGGGTCCTGGACCTCTACGCCGGTTCGGGCTCGCTCGGGGTGGAAAGCGCCAGCCGCGGCGCGCGCACCGTAGACCTGGTGGAATTCGACGGCAAAGCCAGCGAGGTCTGCCAGCGCAACGCGGACCTCGTCAATACCGTGGCGCGGGAGAAGACGGTCTCCGTGCACCGTTCAAAAGTCGAATCGTTCCTCGACCGGGCCGCGGAAGCGACCCGTTGGGACCTGGTGTTCCTGGACCCCCCGTACCCGCTGGACGAGGTGGCCCTGGCCGCGGTGCTCGCGAAGCTCCTTCCGCACCTGGCCGAGGGCGCCGTCGTCGTCGTCGAACGCTCGGCCCGGACCCCGGAGCCGAGCTGGCCGGAGGGGATGGAACGGTTCGCGGAGAAGAAGTACGGCGAAACCCGGCTTTGGTTCGCCGAGCCCGGGGTGGAACAAAGCCCGGAGGGCGGAGACCCGGCGGCTGAAACCGAGGGTTAG
- a CDS encoding DUF177 domain-containing protein, with product MAFDVKDLGRSPGSMRTLTEHVPAPSDLGVALIGVQEGSDVELDLRLEAVHEGILVSGTANVVVTGECGRCLDPLAYDLEVNVQELFFYGDAEFPDEEDEQEQRRVEHDLIDLEPVLRDAVVTMLPFQPVCREDCQGLCSECGVRLEDEPGHHHEVVDPRWAALADLAKPDRQN from the coding sequence CTGGCGTTCGACGTCAAGGACCTCGGACGCAGTCCGGGAAGCATGCGGACACTGACGGAACATGTACCCGCGCCAAGTGATCTTGGTGTGGCGCTCATTGGCGTGCAGGAAGGCTCGGATGTCGAGCTGGATCTGCGCCTGGAGGCCGTACACGAAGGAATTCTGGTATCGGGCACCGCAAACGTCGTAGTAACCGGCGAATGCGGTCGATGCCTGGATCCCCTTGCGTATGACCTTGAGGTCAATGTGCAAGAACTTTTCTTCTACGGGGATGCTGAATTCCCGGATGAAGAAGACGAACAAGAGCAACGTCGAGTCGAGCACGATCTGATCGATCTTGAGCCGGTGTTGCGGGACGCAGTTGTCACTATGCTGCCGTTCCAGCCGGTGTGCCGGGAAGACTGCCAGGGCCTTTGCTCCGAATGCGGAGTTCGCCTGGAAGACGAGCCGGGGCACCACCACGAGGTCGTAGATCCTCGCTGGGCTGCCCTAGCTGATCTGGCTAAGCCTGACCGGCAAAACTGA
- the smc gene encoding chromosome segregation protein SMC → MHLKSLTVRGFKSFASATTFEFEPGVTAVVGPNGSGKSNVVDALSWVMGEQGAKTLRGGKMEDVIFAGTSGRPPLGRAHVSLTIDNSDGALPIDYSEVTISRTLFRTGGSEYAINGASCRLLDIQELLSDSGLGREMHVIVGQGQLDKVLHATPEDRRGFIEEAAGILKHRRRKEKTVRKLEAMQANLARLSDLTGEIRRQLTPLGKQAEVARRAQTVQFEVRDARSRLLADDLVQLQSVLEQDVADETALKARRGVVERELESGRQRQAGLEQLAAEATPKLNAARDNWYQLSSGRERLRSLGSLAEERRRLLGAADVAPDAGRDPEQLEKQAARVRAEQAGLETGIIERRAALDTATAAKQEAENAAAAEDKRLATLLRAAADRREGLARLAGQVGAARSRVESAQAELGRLRDSQKAGEERRRHAQSEFTALESQVAGVEDGEETLDAEYEAATEALDAVVAEIDALKAAEREGERERDALVARRDALQLGLNRKDGSEHVLAAELPGVLGPLAGMLTVEAGYEAAIAAALGSSSDAVVVRDAASAATAVQLLKDDDAGRASLLLAGAPAAPAQVRDGGLPAGARWAAALVTPAGDKSAGNKSAGGTSGGDTVGGEVPLAQLLAQLLDGAAVVEDLDAAARLIAARPELTAVTRAGDVFTAFTVSGGSASAPSLLEVQAAVDDAAARIARVGAELERNRFALSAAESRRAAAQERADAALEKLHDSDARLAAVAERLGHLNSVLRSAVGESERLAASLARAEANIQAEQEALEAVAARLAAAQEAPAEEEPSPEHRDALALAASAARSAEMEARLSLRSAEEQLTAIRNRASSLERAAATERRAREEAAERARRRRLQAGRAAAVSAAVEQVIGFIDVSVELARRERDLAEERREQMERELAEVRTGNDALARELAELTDSVHRDELARAQQRLRIEALELRSVEELGLTADQLVADFGPDRPVPVPAGESGDKWAALRAPVDQDGQEIVEGKPFVREEQEKRLRKAERDLSALGRVNPLALEEFAALEERHQFLSTQLEDLKSSRKDLLDIIKEVDERVQKVFAEAFEDTAAQFVRVFARLFPGGEGRLVLTDPSDMLTTGIEVEARPAGKKIKRLSLLSGGERSLTAVALLVAIFKARPSPFYVMDEVEAALDDTNLGRLITIFEELRESSQLIVITHQKRTMEVADALYGVTMRGDGVSTVISQRLGAEV, encoded by the coding sequence TTGCACCTCAAAAGTCTGACCGTCAGAGGGTTCAAGTCGTTCGCTTCCGCGACGACTTTCGAATTCGAACCCGGCGTCACCGCCGTGGTGGGCCCCAACGGCTCCGGCAAGTCAAACGTGGTGGATGCGCTGTCCTGGGTGATGGGCGAACAGGGCGCCAAGACCCTCCGCGGCGGCAAGATGGAGGACGTCATCTTCGCCGGAACTTCCGGCCGCCCGCCGCTGGGCCGGGCCCACGTCTCGCTGACCATCGACAACAGCGACGGCGCCCTGCCGATCGACTACAGCGAAGTCACGATCTCCCGCACGCTGTTCCGCACCGGCGGCTCCGAATACGCCATCAACGGTGCAAGCTGCCGGCTGCTGGACATCCAGGAGTTGCTCTCCGACTCCGGCCTGGGCCGTGAAATGCACGTCATCGTCGGGCAGGGACAGCTGGACAAGGTCCTGCACGCCACCCCGGAGGACCGGCGCGGCTTCATCGAGGAGGCGGCCGGCATCCTCAAGCACCGCCGCCGCAAGGAAAAGACGGTCCGCAAACTCGAGGCTATGCAGGCCAACCTCGCCCGGCTCAGCGACCTCACCGGAGAAATCCGGCGCCAGCTCACGCCGCTGGGCAAGCAGGCCGAGGTGGCCCGCCGCGCCCAGACGGTGCAGTTCGAGGTCCGCGACGCCCGCTCACGGCTGCTGGCCGACGACCTGGTCCAGCTGCAGTCCGTGCTGGAGCAGGACGTCGCGGACGAGACCGCACTCAAGGCCCGCCGCGGCGTCGTCGAACGCGAGCTCGAAAGCGGCCGCCAGCGCCAGGCCGGGCTGGAACAGCTCGCCGCGGAGGCCACCCCGAAGCTCAACGCCGCGCGGGACAACTGGTACCAGCTCTCCTCCGGACGGGAACGGCTGCGCTCCCTCGGCTCGCTCGCCGAGGAACGCAGACGCCTGCTCGGTGCGGCCGACGTCGCCCCCGACGCCGGGCGGGACCCCGAGCAACTGGAGAAGCAGGCAGCCCGGGTCCGGGCCGAGCAGGCCGGGCTGGAAACGGGCATCATCGAGCGGCGCGCCGCGCTGGACACCGCCACCGCCGCCAAGCAGGAGGCCGAAAACGCGGCCGCCGCAGAAGACAAGCGCCTCGCCACCCTGCTGCGGGCCGCCGCGGACCGCCGGGAGGGCCTTGCCCGGCTCGCGGGCCAGGTGGGCGCCGCGAGGTCCCGGGTCGAATCCGCCCAGGCCGAGCTTGGCCGGCTGAGGGATTCGCAAAAGGCCGGCGAGGAACGGCGCCGTCACGCCCAAAGCGAGTTCACCGCCCTCGAGTCCCAGGTTGCGGGCGTCGAGGACGGCGAGGAAACCCTCGACGCCGAATACGAGGCCGCCACCGAGGCCCTGGACGCCGTCGTGGCTGAAATCGACGCCCTCAAGGCGGCCGAACGGGAGGGTGAGCGGGAACGAGATGCCCTCGTGGCCCGCCGCGACGCCCTGCAGCTTGGCCTCAACCGCAAGGACGGCTCGGAGCATGTACTGGCCGCGGAGCTGCCCGGCGTGCTCGGGCCGCTGGCGGGCATGCTGACCGTGGAGGCCGGCTACGAGGCCGCCATCGCCGCCGCGCTGGGCAGCAGCTCGGATGCCGTCGTCGTCCGCGACGCCGCCTCCGCCGCCACCGCGGTGCAGCTCCTCAAGGACGACGACGCCGGCCGGGCGTCGCTGCTGCTGGCCGGAGCGCCGGCGGCACCTGCCCAGGTCCGGGATGGCGGGCTTCCCGCCGGCGCCCGCTGGGCCGCCGCGCTCGTGACCCCCGCCGGGGACAAATCTGCCGGGAACAAGTCCGCCGGGGGCACGTCCGGCGGAGACACGGTCGGCGGCGAGGTGCCGCTGGCTCAGCTGCTGGCTCAGCTCCTGGACGGCGCCGCCGTCGTCGAGGACCTCGATGCCGCGGCGCGGCTGATCGCCGCCCGGCCGGAACTGACCGCCGTAACCCGGGCCGGTGACGTGTTCACGGCGTTCACCGTCAGCGGCGGCTCCGCCTCGGCGCCGTCACTGCTTGAGGTTCAGGCCGCCGTCGACGACGCCGCTGCCCGGATCGCCCGCGTCGGTGCGGAACTGGAACGCAACCGCTTCGCCCTGTCGGCCGCGGAATCCCGGCGCGCCGCCGCCCAAGAACGCGCGGACGCCGCCCTGGAAAAACTGCACGACTCCGACGCCCGGCTCGCCGCCGTGGCGGAACGGCTGGGCCACCTGAACTCGGTGCTGCGCAGCGCCGTTGGGGAAAGTGAACGGCTCGCCGCGTCGCTGGCCCGGGCGGAAGCGAACATCCAGGCGGAACAGGAGGCCTTGGAGGCTGTCGCTGCCAGGCTCGCCGCCGCCCAGGAGGCCCCCGCCGAGGAAGAACCCTCGCCGGAGCACCGGGACGCCCTCGCCCTGGCGGCATCCGCGGCGCGGTCGGCCGAGATGGAGGCCCGCCTCTCGCTGCGCAGCGCGGAGGAACAGCTGACCGCCATCCGTAACCGGGCGTCCTCCCTGGAACGGGCCGCAGCCACCGAGCGCCGCGCCCGCGAGGAGGCCGCCGAACGGGCCCGCCGCCGCCGGCTCCAGGCCGGCCGCGCCGCCGCTGTGTCCGCGGCCGTGGAGCAGGTGATCGGTTTCATTGACGTCTCGGTCGAACTGGCCCGCCGCGAACGCGACCTGGCGGAGGAACGCCGCGAGCAGATGGAGCGCGAACTGGCCGAGGTGCGCACCGGCAACGACGCGCTCGCCCGCGAACTGGCCGAGCTGACCGATTCCGTGCACCGCGACGAACTGGCCCGCGCGCAACAGCGCCTCCGGATCGAGGCCCTTGAACTGCGCAGCGTTGAGGAACTCGGACTCACCGCGGACCAGCTCGTCGCCGACTTCGGCCCCGACCGGCCCGTGCCGGTGCCGGCCGGCGAATCCGGGGACAAATGGGCGGCGCTCCGCGCCCCGGTGGACCAGGACGGGCAAGAGATTGTCGAAGGCAAACCCTTCGTCCGCGAAGAACAGGAAAAGCGGCTCCGCAAGGCCGAACGCGACCTCTCCGCCCTGGGCCGGGTCAACCCGCTGGCGCTGGAGGAATTCGCTGCCCTTGAGGAACGCCACCAGTTCCTGAGCACGCAGCTGGAGGACCTCAAGTCCAGCCGCAAGGACCTGCTGGACATCATCAAGGAAGTCGATGAGCGTGTGCAGAAGGTCTTCGCCGAGGCCTTCGAAGACACCGCCGCCCAGTTCGTCCGGGTCTTCGCCCGGCTCTTCCCGGGCGGCGAGGGCCGGCTGGTCCTGACCGACCCCTCGGACATGCTCACCACCGGCATCGAGGTGGAGGCGCGCCCCGCCGGCAAGAAGATCAAGCGGCTCTCCCTGCTCTCCGGCGGCGAAAGGTCGCTGACGGCGGTGGCCCTGCTGGTGGCGATCTTCAAGGCCCGGCCCTCGCCGTTCTACGTGATGGACGAGGTCGAGGCCGCCCTGGACGACACCAACCTGGGCCGCCTCATCACGATCTTCGAGGAACTGCGCGAGTCCAGCCAGCTGATCGTCATCACGCACCAGAAGCGCACCATGGAAGTCGCTGATGCGCTCTACGGCGTGACCATGCGCGGCGATGGCGTCTCTACCGTGATCAGCCAGCGGCTCGGTGCCGAGGTCTGA